A segment of the Prochlorococcus marinus str. MIT 9215 genome:
TAAATTGTGAAAGAAACTATTGATTTTCTTATCGATACCATTGAAGCGAGACAAGTCCTCGATTCAAGAGGTAATCCAACTGTAGAGGCAGAAGTATTTTTGGAATGTGGTGCAAGTGGTATAGCAATTGTTCCCAGCGGAGCCAGCACTGGCGCTCATGAGGCACATGAATTAAGAGATGGTGGTTCAAAATATATGGGGAAAGGTGTTTTAAGTGCTGTTAATAAAATTCATGAAACAATATCCCCGGCTTTATGTGGTTTGTCAGCTTTAGATCAAACTGCAGTAGATAAATTAATGACTGAAATTGATGGAACTCTTAATAAGTCTAACCTTGGAGCAAATTCAATCCTAGCAGTAAGTCTTGCAACTGCTAGGGCATCAGCAAATGCTTTAGACATTCCTCTATATAGGTATCTTGGAGATCCATTATCCAACCTTCTTCCAGTCCCATTGATGAATGTAATAAATGGTGGTGCTCACGCCCCAAATAGTCTTGATTTTCAGGAATTTATGCTTGTCCCACATGGAGTTAATAATTTCAGCGAATCATTAAGAATGGGTACTGAAATTTTTCACTCATTAAAATCATTACTTGATCAAAAAGGTCTATCTACTGCCGTAGGCGATGAGGGTGGATTTGCACCTAATTTGTCATCAAGCGAAGAAGCCGGGGACTTATTATTAGAAGCAATTCAAAAAGCCGGATTTAAGCCCGGTGAGCAGGTGTCTTTAGCTTTAGATGCTGCTAGCACTGAATTTTATAATGATGGCATTTATAAATATGAAGGGAAAAGTTTAAATAGTTCTGAAATGATTTCATATCTTTCAAGATTAGTTTCTAATTATCCAATAGTTTCAATAGAGGATGGTTTAGCTGAGGATGATTGGGAGGGTTGGTCAGAATTAAATAAAGAATTAGGAGATAAAGTTCAGCTTGTAGGTGATGATTTATTCGTTACTAATACAGAAAGGTTAAGAAAAGGTATTATGGAAAAATCTGCCAATTCAATCCTAATCAAGGTAAATCAAATTGGCACATTAACAGAAACTTTGGAAGCTATTGAGTTAGCTAAAATGTCTGGGTTCACAAGTGTTATTAGTCATAGAAGTGGTGAGACTGAAGATACCACAATTGCAGATTTATCTGTTGCTACAAGATCGGGTCAGATAAAGACAGGCTCTTTGAGCAGAAGTGAAAGGATTGCAAAATACAATAGGCTTTTAAAAATTGAAGAGGAATTGGGAAATCAAGCAAGATTCGCTGGAGCTTTAGGTTTAGGTCCCAAAAATATATAGTTTTTTAGCGCTTAAGTTTCTCTAAACGTGAGCCTTTTCTCATACTTAATTGGCATTTTATCCAATCAATACTTATTGGTACTGCAAAAAAAAGCGGCAATAATGCAAAATTATTTTGGTTATTGGTTACAAGTAAAGCAGATGCAATTGATAAGCTTCCTATCAGAATTGAATGGCCTAAAGTTTTTTGAGCAGTAAACATTTTTTTGAATTGCCTATCAGACTCTCCCATTCTTATTTGTAATTGTAAATCGCCCTGCTCTAATCTTTCTAAACTTTCATCTATTCTTTTAGGAATTCCAACGGCTTTCGATCCTAGTTCACCTACTTGCCTTCCAAATTGGTTAATTAAATCGTTGGGAGTTTGATTATTTGAGGTCATAAGTTCTATTAAATAAGGCTTGGTAACTGATACAAGGTTAAACCCTGGGTCAAGCATTCTACCAACTCCTTCAAAAGTTGATAAAGCTCTCATCACAAAGATTAAATCTACTGGTAGTTGAAATGGTGTTTCATAAACAAGTTCGTATAAATCTCCAGATAATTTTTCAATAATATTTGGACTAAATGGTGGTGTTAAGGCTTCTTTAAGCATCAATCTGACTAATCTCCTCACTGGTCCTACATCAATATCTTTTGAAATAAGCCCAGCTTGTTGTAATTGACTAACAAGTGATGAGGCGTCTCTAAGAGCAGCAGCCTTAACCATCCCCCCCAATCTTGATTGAAGATTATTTGAGATATTGCCCATCATTCCAAAATCATAAAAAATTAATTTACCTTCATTGGAAACTGCTAGATTCCCTGGATGAGGGTCTGCATGAAAAAAACCGTAATTTACTAATTGTTTTAAATAGCTTATTGCACCTATTTCAGCAATTTTAAATAAATCAATTTCTTGTGCTCGTAATTTTTCTAAATCGCTTATTTTTGTTCCTTCTAGATAACTTAAACAAAGTACTTTTTCACTGCTCATATCCCAAATTACTTCAGGAACTTCAACATTATGATCGTCAAGAAATTGCTGTCTAAATCTTGCTGCATATTGAGCTTCACTATTAAAATCAAGCTCTTTCATAAGAACTTTTCTACACTCTTTAGCAATCTCAACCCAGTTTCTACCTCGACTCCAATTCTTATTTTTCTGTAACAATCCTGCTATTTGCTGCATTATGCCCAAATCGATAATAAACAATTCCTTTAAATTGGGTCTTTGAACTTTAAATACTACTTTCTTACCATCTTTTAGAGTCGCCCTATGAACCTGAGCTAGTGATGCTGATCCAATCGGATCTAATATTATTTGATCTATTTCATTAAACTTAGACCCTAATTCATCTCTTATAGTTTCTTCAACTTGCTCAAATGGAAAATTAGGAACTTGATCCTGCAATTTAGACAATTCCTGTATCCAAGTATTAGGAATTAAATCAGGTCTCGCTGATAATAATTGTCCAATTTTAATAAATGCTGAACCAAGTTTTATTAATTGATTAGTAAACCACCTAGCTCTTTGAAGTTGGATCCTACTTTTTTCATTATCCTTAGTTTGGAAAATTGTAAATCTAATATTATCTATCCATAAATTTATTAGAAGCAAAATCAGAGTTATCCAAATAAGAGATGCCCTCCTCATCTTTTTAAAACGATAATGAAGAATGTGATAACTCATTTAATTGGATTATTTATGTTTTTATTGAAGAGATCAATTTGCTTATTGATACCTTCAATTGCATTTAAAGCTTTTTTTATTTTGGAATCTTGATAAGTATTTGTAGAGTAGTTTTCTTGAATATTTTCGGCTTTTTCCATTCTTGAGGCTTCCTCTATGATGGATTCTCTCAAAATATCAAATTCTTTTTTGAGAATTTCTGGAGTATCCTGAGCAATAGTTGTTGCTTCTTCAATCTTTTCAACCAATATCTCTTTTAATTTTTCGGATAATTTCTTTATGGCAGCTTTTAAAAGGTAATCAGAGTTGGTCATGAAAAATATAATGTTCTACGGCAATTGATTTTTCTATATAACTTAATAATAGATCAATACAGAACATTTCATGTAACTAATCATTTTGATAATTAATTTTTTATGTTTTTCCTATGTAAGTTTGTTTCTATATTATGCTTTTTTCTCTTTTTTCTTTTAACTTATAGCTATACAAAGGTTTAGGTATTTACATTCAAAATATCTTCTAACCAAGAACTCATTTAACTACTACCAAAAAGGAGTTTTTAAAATTGGAAATCATTGAGTCAGATGTAGTTATTATCGGAGGAGGCCCGGCCGGATGTACTTGCGCACTTTATACATCTCGATCAAACTTAAAGACAGTCATTTTAGATAAAAATCCATCCGTTGGCGCCTTAGCAATAACTCATCAAATAGCTAATTATCCAGGAGTTTCAGT
Coding sequences within it:
- a CDS encoding ABC1 kinase family protein, encoding MSYHILHYRFKKMRRASLIWITLILLLINLWIDNIRFTIFQTKDNEKSRIQLQRARWFTNQLIKLGSAFIKIGQLLSARPDLIPNTWIQELSKLQDQVPNFPFEQVEETIRDELGSKFNEIDQIILDPIGSASLAQVHRATLKDGKKVVFKVQRPNLKELFIIDLGIMQQIAGLLQKNKNWSRGRNWVEIAKECRKVLMKELDFNSEAQYAARFRQQFLDDHNVEVPEVIWDMSSEKVLCLSYLEGTKISDLEKLRAQEIDLFKIAEIGAISYLKQLVNYGFFHADPHPGNLAVSNEGKLIFYDFGMMGNISNNLQSRLGGMVKAAALRDASSLVSQLQQAGLISKDIDVGPVRRLVRLMLKEALTPPFSPNIIEKLSGDLYELVYETPFQLPVDLIFVMRALSTFEGVGRMLDPGFNLVSVTKPYLIELMTSNNQTPNDLINQFGRQVGELGSKAVGIPKRIDESLERLEQGDLQLQIRMGESDRQFKKMFTAQKTLGHSILIGSLSIASALLVTNNQNNFALLPLFFAVPISIDWIKCQLSMRKGSRLEKLKR
- the eno gene encoding phosphopyruvate hydratase, which codes for MKETIDFLIDTIEARQVLDSRGNPTVEAEVFLECGASGIAIVPSGASTGAHEAHELRDGGSKYMGKGVLSAVNKIHETISPALCGLSALDQTAVDKLMTEIDGTLNKSNLGANSILAVSLATARASANALDIPLYRYLGDPLSNLLPVPLMNVINGGAHAPNSLDFQEFMLVPHGVNNFSESLRMGTEIFHSLKSLLDQKGLSTAVGDEGGFAPNLSSSEEAGDLLLEAIQKAGFKPGEQVSLALDAASTEFYNDGIYKYEGKSLNSSEMISYLSRLVSNYPIVSIEDGLAEDDWEGWSELNKELGDKVQLVGDDLFVTNTERLRKGIMEKSANSILIKVNQIGTLTETLEAIELAKMSGFTSVISHRSGETEDTTIADLSVATRSGQIKTGSLSRSERIAKYNRLLKIEEELGNQARFAGALGLGPKNI